The Lolium rigidum isolate FL_2022 chromosome 2, APGP_CSIRO_Lrig_0.1, whole genome shotgun sequence genomic interval GAGAACCAAGGGGTAAAAAGAGATGCTGGCAAGAAACATATGGAAGTAAATAAGAGGGTTACTGTACCAGACCAAAATGGCCCCCAGACACCAGGGATAAATAGTTTATTCTTTGAAACAGCCATATGGCATGTAGATGTCCCACATACCAGGACCATGCGACGGCATATTTCTTCTTCATCAGGCACTGCAATGAAATGTTCTGCGGTAAATATAAAGTTCTAGAAATAGTTTATGCAGAAAAATACAGATGAATCAACACTAACAGTCAGCTTTAGATTCTGCATCTGGTACACTTTCCATCACTCCAACACCACCGGCATGAGCATCAATGAGGGAAGTTCCAACAGGTGTCCCAGGAAGCAAGCCTAACTCCTGAGGAATAGATCCACTCAAGTTTAAAAACGCAATTACTTAAAACTGATAGCACATGCATTTCTTGATAAAACTTTAGAGAAAGAACCTAGAAAATGGATCACATAGTTGTCACATGACGCGGTTACTAACTTACTATAAATTTAAACTTAAACAATACCATATGAAATCAAAAGCAATTTGAATTAGCTTGCCTTTGCAGCAGCAGGTGTCAAACCGGAACCTAGAGGATGGCCCGGAAACGCAACACTGCGCCCTATTTCGATTGCATAAGAACAGTGGCGTATTAGAAAATCAATGGCAATAAATGGTGCATCGATTGCAGCATGAAAAGGGGAAACTGAACAAGCATTCAACCTATTTTCGCACGATTCCCTTCCACAAGTTCTCCCAagcctatttcttcccaaaacacttcaTCCCATCCACATGCTTCCATATCACGTGAATCTGATTCCTTCCACTGCCCCATGTGTGCATGTCCAAGATATGTCCATTTGCAAACTGTTGTGCATAAGCTGCGGGTGTCATCACCAGTCGCTCTAGAAAATGAACCAACAAAGCAGAACATGTTATGAAATTCAACTCATAGCTTACAGCAGAATCAGACTTGGATAGCTGGAAACTAACCTGTATGCTAACCAGTCACTAAGGTCCATCCATCTACATACCATAGACCAAGACTCTTGCAGATTTTCCTTTACCCACAAAAGCTGTAAATGTTTTAAGTGAAAGTATACCATTAGCAGTAAAAATAATCAGACAATCTCAACGGTATCACTTGTTTAACCACTTTTCTCATTAGCGAGAAAATCAGGAGGGTCAGATCTGTGTTTATGCATGTTACAATCAAATTTAGAGATTTCCTAAATAATCTCTATGTTTATCACATTCTTAAGCCCCTCTCCAGTCCAGTCACATAGATGACAACACAGTATTATCATTATCAGGCAATAGACACAACAGTCGACATTTCCAACAGCATGATTATGATTTTCAATAAATGGTGCATCGGGGAGTCAGGAGTTAGTGCAATACATCACGTGAATCACATTTCATGGGAGAGAAACCGATACCTTTGGGGCCTGCATTTCTGGGGAGACACCCCCACCACAGTACTGCAACACCGGGGAATTGCGAGCATTAATTCGATCAGCCTGATCGACAGCTCTATGGTCCATCCACACGATGATGTTCCTTCTTGCATCACCACTCCAAGAAACCGAAACAGGGGAACCATCAGCGTCAACAGCAACTGCAATCAGCAGGCTATGTTATCATTGAAACGGTAAAATCCCAGTCACCTGAGACACAAATTCCCCATTCAAATAAGTGGAGATCAGGGCAAACCAAGGGAGCAAGTAGCAGCGAAGCCAAGGCCGACGACATCCTCAGGGGCAACGCTTGCCAGAGAGCACGCAGATTTTACAGCAGCACACACCGCAAGCCAGATATCCGTCGACGATTGCTGGTGGTGAACCACCCAGAATCAGCAAGGTGGTACTTGGTTCATGCATCAATCATGGAATACATTAACTGGATCACAAATTGCCAACCTCTATGCAGTCTCTCTCTTTCCACATCTGTATGGGGCTGCTCGCCGAACCCAGCAACTTACCCTTCTCATCAAACAGGCCTGCATCAACAGATAACTAACAGTTTACAACAGGAACCTAATTACCTGCTAATTGCTATACCTGCCAAAAATGAACTCGTTTATCAAGTTCCGATACACTCGATGATAAGAATACTTCCTTAATACCTATCCCAAATTACCCTCCAGCACATCCGAAGAAAAAAGATGGAATGAGAATTACAGGAAACTCAACAAACttcctttccttcgctcaatcgcTCCCGTAAAACAAATATTCAGTTCATGAGCGGACAAGGTTTATCTACGGGCAAGTTTTATCTATCTCAAACTTAAGCAGCGTTGCTAGCCTACTCAATCACTACTCGCAAATCAAGAAACGGGCAAGGTCTATCTACTAGTATTAGCTAGCCAAGAAAAATGGAGGGGACGTTAGCTCAAAGGAGTCAGAGGATGACGAACCTGCGCGAGCGCTGCCGGTGCCGACGTCAACACCGAGGAAGACGCCGCCGCGGGAcatgccggcggcggcgacgtaggCGGGGCCTGCGTCGCGTGTGTGGGCTCGGTTTGATCTGATCCGTTTGCGGTGGTCCACTTGCCAGAGCAGCGTTTGCTTCTTGGAAAGGGAACAAAAGTCAAGGTAAATCCAACGGATGAGTCAAGCATATCAGACAGGCTGGACCGTCCGATGACCACCGGTTTAAACGCCACAGCTCTTGCTTGACGAGCATGAATTGTGGTTGATTGGACTGATCTATCTTATCCATTGCACGTTTTTTTAGGTCATTTTTAGCGGACCGACgcaaaatggataaaaaaaaaaGTGTGCGTTTATGTTCGTTAGGGTTGAGCCGTGGATACCAAATTAACCTCG includes:
- the LOC124691831 gene encoding FGGY carbohydrate kinase domain-containing protein-like — its product is MSRGGVFLGVDVGTGSARAGLFDEKGKLLGSASSPIQMWKERDCIEQSSTDIWLAVCAAVKSACSLASVAPEDVVGLGFAATCSLVAVDADGSPVSVSWSGDARRNIIVWMDHRAVDQADRINARNSPVLQYCGGGVSPEMQAPKLLWVKENLQESWSMVCRWMDLSDWLAYRATGDDTRSLCTTVCKWTYLGHAHMGQWKESDSRDMEACGWDEVFWEEIGLGELVEGNRAKIGRSVAFPGHPLGSGLTPAAAKELGLLPGTPVGTSLIDAHAGGVGVMESVPDAESKADLPDEEEICRRMVLVCGTSTCHMAVSKNKLFIPGVWGPFWSAMVPEYWLTEGGQSATGALLDYIVQNHVAAPLLANHAASQSVSIFELMNKLLFSMSQEQNMPFLSALSQDTHVLPDFHGNRSPVADPKSKGVICGLTLDTSEKQLALLYLATIQGIAYGTRHIVEHCNAHGHKIDTLLACGGLAKNSLYIQEHADIIGCPIILPRENESVLLGASILGAVAAKKFSGVRDAMKSLNAAGKVVHPSSDPRVKKYHDAKYQIFRSLYEQQLSYRSTMAQALQ